A genomic window from Bdellovibrio sp. ArHS includes:
- the atpB gene encoding F0F1 ATP synthase subunit A translates to MSFNWTQLIPGVGHEYAHVATLGAATVATMAIGMAARASLGKGETAVLPASKFSLRGIMEMLTEMMDGLAEMVIGEHGKHYVPFFTSVFFFILLNNLIGMIPGMTPATENINTTFGFGVLMFLFYNFQGVKENGVFAYLKHFMGPVLFLAPLMFVIELVSHFVRPFSLGLRLANVMMGDHTVLSVFLDLVPIGVPIPFYIMGLFVCFVQAFVFTLLSMVYVAFAIAHDH, encoded by the coding sequence ATGTCATTTAACTGGACACAACTCATTCCTGGTGTTGGTCACGAGTACGCACACGTTGCAACTCTTGGTGCCGCTACTGTCGCAACAATGGCGATCGGTATGGCAGCTCGCGCATCACTTGGTAAAGGTGAAACAGCCGTTCTTCCAGCCAGCAAATTCTCTCTTCGTGGCATCATGGAAATGTTGACTGAAATGATGGACGGATTGGCAGAGATGGTTATCGGTGAACACGGTAAACACTACGTTCCTTTCTTCACTTCCGTTTTCTTCTTCATTCTTTTGAATAACTTGATCGGGATGATTCCAGGGATGACTCCTGCAACTGAAAACATCAACACAACATTCGGCTTCGGTGTTTTGATGTTCTTGTTCTATAACTTCCAAGGTGTAAAAGAAAACGGCGTATTCGCATATCTTAAGCACTTCATGGGCCCGGTTCTTTTTCTTGCTCCTTTGATGTTTGTGATCGAACTGGTTTCACACTTTGTTCGTCCGTTCTCTTTGGGTCTTCGTCTTGCGAACGTTATGATGGGTGACCACACAGTATTGTCTGTGTTCTTGGATCTAGTTCCAATTGGTGTACCTATCCCATTCTATATCATGGGATTGTTCGTATGTTTTGTTCAGGCTTTTGTATTTACATTGCTTTCAATGGTCTACGTGGCATTCGCGATTGCACACGATCACTAG
- a CDS encoding ATP synthase F0 subunit C, whose protein sequence is MKKMIVAMVALLASVSAFAQEAAPAATEAAASVATDRGLVAIAAAIAIALSVFAGAMAQGKTASTALDGIARNPAASGKLLIPMILGLALIESLVIYALIIALRLA, encoded by the coding sequence ATGAAAAAAATGATCGTTGCTATGGTTGCTTTGTTGGCTTCTGTATCTGCATTCGCACAAGAAGCTGCTCCAGCTGCTACTGAAGCTGCTGCTTCTGTTGCTACTGACCGCGGTTTGGTTGCTATCGCAGCTGCTATCGCTATCGCTTTGTCTGTATTCGCAGGCGCAATGGCTCAAGGTAAAACAGCTTCTACAGCTCTTGATGGTATCGCTCGTAACCCAGCGGCTTCTGGTAAACTATTGATCCCAATGATCTTGGGTCTAGCTCTTATCGAGTCTCTAGTTATCTACGCGTTGATCATCGCTCTTCGTCTTGCTTAA
- a CDS encoding phosphomannomutase/phosphoglucomutase: MFQPVIFREYDIRGVYNGQFDDDFAYLLGRAYVVYMKQNKGLTNPTVALGCDARESSPAIIKNLAKGMMESGAKVIHLGLVTTPVCYFSTFELKGVDGAIQVTGSHNPPEYNGFKISVGKGTIFGAEIQKLREIIQKGEYIDGQGSEEHFDIKPMYYERYKKEFGTIKDTKVVLDCGNGAGGSVVRGLFNAVGLNPTILFEQPDGTFPNHHPDPTVEENLEDLKKQVAKEGALCGIGFDGDADRIGVIDHTGRMVYGDELMVIIARSILAEQKGAKIIGDVKCSDRLYHDVTAHGGQPIMWKTGHSLVKEKIKVEKAPFGGEMSGHVFFADRNYGYDDAPYAALRLVEILAKTGKTIPQLLEGLPPAFNTPEIRIDTTEEKKVLIVEKMIEAFPNKPDADYKVDFTDGIRLSFEDGWALCRSSNTQPVVVVRYESTTQAGLDRIRNRVEAVVKKYL, translated from the coding sequence ATGTTTCAACCGGTAATTTTTAGAGAGTACGATATCCGTGGTGTTTACAACGGACAGTTCGATGATGACTTCGCGTACCTCTTGGGCCGCGCCTATGTTGTTTACATGAAACAAAATAAAGGCCTTACCAATCCAACGGTCGCGTTGGGCTGTGATGCTCGCGAAAGTTCTCCTGCAATCATTAAAAATCTAGCAAAAGGCATGATGGAATCTGGTGCGAAAGTGATTCACTTAGGCCTTGTGACGACTCCGGTGTGTTATTTTTCAACGTTTGAGTTGAAAGGTGTTGATGGCGCCATTCAGGTAACGGGATCGCACAATCCTCCCGAATACAACGGCTTCAAAATTTCTGTTGGTAAAGGCACGATCTTCGGCGCTGAAATTCAAAAACTTCGCGAGATCATTCAAAAGGGTGAGTATATCGATGGCCAAGGTTCTGAAGAGCACTTCGACATCAAACCGATGTACTATGAACGCTATAAAAAAGAATTCGGAACAATCAAAGACACCAAAGTTGTTCTTGATTGCGGAAATGGCGCCGGTGGATCTGTGGTTCGCGGCCTGTTCAATGCGGTCGGCTTGAATCCTACCATCCTTTTTGAACAACCAGACGGCACATTCCCAAATCACCATCCAGATCCCACTGTGGAAGAAAATTTGGAAGACCTTAAGAAACAAGTGGCCAAAGAAGGGGCTCTTTGTGGCATCGGCTTTGATGGTGATGCAGACCGTATCGGCGTTATCGATCACACAGGCCGCATGGTTTACGGTGACGAGTTGATGGTGATTATCGCTCGTTCCATCCTAGCCGAACAAAAAGGTGCAAAAATCATCGGCGACGTAAAGTGTTCTGATCGTTTGTATCACGACGTCACTGCGCACGGTGGTCAGCCAATCATGTGGAAAACAGGTCACTCGTTAGTAAAAGAAAAGATCAAAGTTGAAAAGGCTCCGTTCGGCGGAGAAATGTCTGGCCACGTGTTCTTCGCAGACCGCAACTATGGCTACGATGACGCTCCCTATGCAGCTTTGCGCTTGGTAGAGATCCTGGCAAAAACCGGAAAAACAATTCCGCAACTGCTAGAGGGTTTGCCGCCAGCCTTCAACACTCCAGAAATCCGCATCGACACGACTGAAGAGAAAAAAGTTTTGATCGTAGAAAAAATGATCGAAGCCTTCCCCAACAAGCCCGATGCTGACTACAAAGTGGACTTCACTGACGGTATTCGTCTGTCTTTCGAAGACGGCTGGGCTCTTTGCCGCTCCTCCAACACACAACCTGTGGTCGTAGTCCGCTACGAATCCACCACCCAAGCCGGCCTAGACAGAATCCGCAACCGAGTAGAAGCCGTAGTAAAGAAGTACCTCTAA
- a CDS encoding 4-hydroxythreonine-4-phosphate dehydrogenase PdxA, translating to MSKLRLALTTGDIDGIGFEVTAKALHHLGPQKNVQFILWRSESADKKYLRLIDKKFERITVDSLSEALKIDGPYLVDIASDESPATWVEVSAEACLENALNGMATAPLSKTSIKSAGFKDLGHTDILKRLSGSKYVNMGFVGDQFNVVLATAHTAIAEVTKHLSFTVLAETLKNANELRKKLPAAQAKRSIAVLGLNPHAGEQGLIGKEELLLFPQLAAFAKENKIPVEGPLVPDAAFFPANWKRYSIYVALYHDQGLIPFKMIHGQNSGVHISLGIPFVRTSVDHGTAKDIFGLNKANPNSMIDAIRWAIKLARL from the coding sequence ATGAGTAAACTTCGCCTCGCCCTGACAACGGGGGATATTGATGGTATTGGCTTTGAAGTTACAGCCAAGGCCCTCCATCATTTGGGCCCACAGAAAAACGTTCAGTTTATTCTGTGGCGATCTGAGTCCGCTGATAAAAAATATCTGCGCCTGATCGACAAGAAGTTCGAACGCATCACCGTTGATTCTCTTTCGGAAGCTCTAAAAATTGACGGTCCTTACTTAGTCGATATCGCCTCTGACGAATCTCCAGCCACATGGGTTGAGGTCAGCGCGGAGGCGTGCTTAGAAAATGCCTTGAACGGAATGGCCACGGCTCCTCTTTCGAAAACCAGCATTAAGAGTGCCGGCTTTAAGGATCTGGGCCACACCGATATTTTGAAAAGACTTTCGGGCAGCAAATACGTCAACATGGGGTTTGTGGGGGATCAGTTCAATGTCGTTCTTGCCACGGCACATACTGCGATTGCAGAAGTCACCAAACATCTCAGTTTCACAGTGCTAGCCGAGACATTAAAAAACGCCAATGAACTTCGAAAAAAGCTGCCTGCGGCGCAAGCTAAGCGTTCCATTGCAGTCCTAGGATTAAATCCACATGCGGGTGAACAGGGGCTTATTGGCAAAGAAGAGCTGCTTTTATTTCCTCAGCTAGCCGCTTTCGCCAAAGAAAATAAAATCCCGGTGGAAGGTCCTTTGGTGCCAGACGCGGCTTTCTTCCCAGCAAATTGGAAGCGTTATTCGATTTATGTGGCGCTTTATCACGATCAGGGCCTTATTCCTTTTAAAATGATCCACGGACAGAATAGTGGAGTCCATATCAGTTTAGGCATACCCTTTGTTAGAACCAGTGTAGATCATGGAACGGCGAAGGATATTTTTGGCTTAAATAAAGCAAATCCAAATTCCATGATCGATGCCATTCGCTGGGCTATAAAATTAGCTCGACTCTAG
- a CDS encoding peptidylprolyl isomerase: MISFLFPFLIATPVHAEVVEKTVAIVNTELVLESDFKDLQNRIGKPGLVDEALLFDKSPESLKGNRKAQLDYLINEKILESEVKRLNLTVTSDRVESELKSMAKRNNVTEAELLNIIKGQGIAPAEYKTFLKHSIEKQSLMDSEIISKLRISDEDALNEYLKTNPSSRPSIDEFSVSHIFFNPKKGGAEAALQRAQVAAGKVRSGENFETLAQQFSEDPNFSSGGSLGTFKSGEFLPEIEEAISNLKVGETTPVVKSRMGYHIVKLTGKKLTTDPKFERAKDRIKAQLLETSFKRQLKTWLQNKRDEIFVRINE; this comes from the coding sequence ATGATTAGTTTTCTTTTTCCATTTCTGATTGCCACTCCCGTTCATGCCGAGGTTGTGGAAAAAACCGTGGCTATCGTAAATACCGAGCTAGTTCTAGAGTCGGATTTCAAAGATTTGCAGAATCGGATTGGCAAACCCGGCCTTGTCGACGAGGCCTTGCTTTTTGATAAATCTCCGGAAAGCCTAAAAGGCAATCGCAAAGCTCAGTTAGATTATCTTATCAATGAAAAGATTTTAGAATCCGAAGTGAAACGCCTGAATCTTACCGTCACTTCCGATCGTGTTGAGTCCGAACTTAAGAGCATGGCAAAGCGTAATAATGTGACTGAGGCAGAGCTCCTGAACATTATCAAAGGGCAGGGTATTGCGCCTGCGGAATATAAAACATTTCTAAAACACAGTATCGAAAAACAATCGCTCATGGATTCGGAAATTATTTCGAAGCTTCGCATTTCTGACGAAGATGCTTTGAACGAGTACTTGAAAACAAATCCAAGCAGCCGACCTTCCATTGATGAGTTCAGCGTTTCGCACATTTTCTTTAATCCCAAAAAAGGTGGAGCCGAGGCTGCGCTGCAAAGGGCTCAAGTCGCGGCGGGAAAAGTACGTAGCGGCGAAAATTTTGAAACACTTGCGCAACAATTCAGTGAAGACCCTAATTTTTCTTCCGGAGGAAGTCTTGGTACCTTCAAATCCGGCGAGTTCCTTCCTGAAATTGAAGAAGCTATTTCCAATCTAAAGGTGGGCGAAACAACGCCGGTTGTGAAGTCCCGCATGGGCTATCACATTGTGAAACTTACAGGGAAAAAGCTAACAACAGACCCTAAGTTTGAACGCGCTAAAGATCGAATCAAGGCACAACTTCTTGAGACGAGCTTTAAACGCCAGCTTAAGACTTGGTTGCAAAACAAACGCGACGAAATTTTCGTTCGTATCAATGAGTAA
- a CDS encoding peptidyl-prolyl cis-trans isomerase yields the protein MKFLKSPASTGLFVLMTLALAGCPSSYQKISTKPVEKVNEHVLTSKQFANQLARRLRNFDALAAKDPNNIHRVKEEILRDFLVKSLTLDWARSQNIVISETVLDAEVDKLRGNYPDDLSFRRALALENLSFSEWREELRYSLVEKEVFKKLNDKIKPPTDEEIKRYYEDNKDRWKRKERIYIRQIVVDEEAKADAIKTDLKTTDFAELARKFSITPEGKTGGVIGWIEKGTVDYFDPLFSAGSGLQTVKSPFGVHLIRVEKKAPATTQPLEEVKSQIIRALRAQREQAEYVAWLDAQLRSSKVLKDYDLMNSITVDTRGPND from the coding sequence ATGAAATTTCTAAAGAGCCCCGCCAGCACGGGGCTTTTTGTTTTAATGACCCTCGCTTTGGCGGGCTGTCCTTCCAGCTATCAGAAAATTTCTACTAAACCAGTAGAAAAGGTGAATGAACACGTTCTGACATCCAAACAATTCGCCAATCAGTTGGCTCGACGCCTGCGAAATTTTGATGCCCTGGCGGCCAAAGATCCCAATAACATTCATCGGGTGAAAGAAGAGATCCTGCGGGATTTCTTGGTTAAAAGTCTGACCCTAGATTGGGCTCGTTCACAGAACATCGTTATTTCCGAGACTGTTTTGGACGCTGAAGTTGATAAACTTCGTGGGAACTATCCCGATGATCTTTCGTTTCGTCGCGCCCTGGCTCTAGAAAATCTTTCTTTTTCTGAATGGCGTGAAGAGCTTCGCTATAGTTTGGTGGAAAAAGAGGTCTTTAAGAAACTGAACGACAAAATCAAGCCGCCTACTGACGAAGAAATCAAACGTTACTACGAAGACAATAAGGACCGATGGAAACGCAAAGAACGCATCTACATCCGACAAATCGTCGTCGACGAAGAAGCGAAGGCAGATGCCATTAAAACCGATTTAAAAACCACGGATTTCGCCGAACTAGCCCGTAAATTTTCTATTACTCCTGAAGGTAAAACGGGCGGCGTTATCGGTTGGATTGAAAAGGGCACCGTAGACTATTTTGACCCCTTATTTAGTGCAGGATCGGGCTTGCAAACCGTCAAGAGTCCCTTTGGTGTGCATCTGATTCGCGTTGAAAAGAAGGCTCCTGCGACCACGCAACCACTCGAAGAGGTCAAATCACAGATAATTCGCGCCCTTCGTGCTCAACGCGAGCAGGCGGAATACGTCGCTTGGCTTGATGCTCAGCTCAGAAGTAGTAAAGTCCTAAAGGACTACGACTTAATGAATTCGATTACGGTCGATACGCGAGGACCCAATGATTAG